One stretch of Streptococcus australis DNA includes these proteins:
- a CDS encoding acetolactate synthase large subunit gives MEKISLDAPKTGSDLVLETLRDLGIDTIFGYPGGAVLPLYDAIYNFKGIRHILGRHEQGCLHEAEGYAKSTGKLGVAVVTSGPGATNAITGIADAMSDSVPLLVFTGQVARAGIGKDAFQEADIVGITMPITKYNYQVRETADIPRIITEAVHIATTGRPGPVVIDLPKDVSALETDFIYSPEVHLPSYQPTIEPNDMQIKKILKQLSKAKKPVLLAGGGISYAEASKELNEFAERYQIPVVTSLLGQGTIATSHPLFLGMGGMHGSFAANIAMTEADFMISIGCRFDDRLTGNPKTFAKNAKVAHIDIDPAEIGKIISADIPVVGDAKKALQMLLAEPTVHNNTEKWIDKVTKDKNRVRSYDKKERVVQPQAVIERIGELTNGDAIVVTDVGQHQMWTAQYYPYQNERQLVTSGGLGTMGFGVPAAIGAKIANPEKEVVLFVGDGGFQMTNQELAILNIYKVPIKVVMLNNHSLGMVRQWQESFYDGRTSESVFDTLPDFQLMAQAYGIKNYKFDNPETIEKDLEVILEDVPMFIEVDISRKEQVLPMVPAGKSNHEMLGVKFHA, from the coding sequence ATGGAGAAAATCAGTTTAGACGCTCCTAAGACGGGGTCGGACCTAGTTTTGGAAACACTCCGTGATTTAGGAATTGATACCATATTTGGTTATCCTGGTGGGGCTGTCTTGCCTTTATATGATGCGATTTATAATTTCAAAGGCATTCGCCACATTCTAGGTCGCCATGAGCAAGGATGCTTGCACGAAGCTGAAGGCTATGCCAAATCAACTGGAAAGTTGGGTGTTGCCGTCGTCACTAGCGGACCAGGAGCAACAAATGCCATTACAGGGATTGCGGATGCCATGAGCGATAGCGTTCCCCTTTTGGTCTTTACAGGTCAGGTTGCTCGAGCGGGAATTGGGAAGGATGCCTTTCAGGAGGCGGATATTGTCGGTATTACCATGCCCATTACCAAGTACAATTACCAAGTCCGTGAGACAGCTGATATTCCTCGTATCATTACGGAAGCTGTCCATATCGCGACCACAGGTCGTCCAGGTCCAGTCGTGATTGACTTGCCTAAGGATGTATCCGCCTTAGAGACAGACTTCATCTATTCACCAGAAGTGCATTTACCGAGTTATCAACCTACGATCGAACCGAACGACATGCAAATCAAGAAAATCTTGAAACAATTGTCTAAGGCTAAGAAACCTGTTTTGTTGGCAGGTGGTGGTATCAGCTATGCAGAAGCTTCAAAAGAATTGAATGAATTTGCTGAACGCTATCAAATTCCAGTTGTGACCAGTCTTTTGGGTCAAGGTACTATTGCAACTAGCCATCCACTCTTCCTTGGTATGGGAGGTATGCACGGTTCTTTCGCAGCCAACATTGCCATGACCGAAGCGGACTTTATGATTAGTATTGGTTGCCGTTTCGATGACCGCCTGACTGGAAATCCTAAGACTTTTGCTAAAAATGCCAAGGTTGCTCATATCGATATTGATCCAGCAGAGATTGGTAAGATTATCAGTGCAGATATTCCAGTGGTTGGGGACGCTAAGAAAGCCTTACAGATGCTACTGGCAGAACCAACTGTTCATAACAATACTGAAAAGTGGATTGACAAAGTCACCAAGGACAAGAACCGCGTTCGTTCTTATGATAAGAAAGAACGTGTGGTTCAACCGCAGGCAGTCATTGAACGCATCGGTGAGTTGACGAATGGGGATGCTATTGTCGTTACTGACGTTGGTCAACATCAAATGTGGACAGCCCAGTATTACCCATATCAAAATGAACGTCAATTAGTCACTTCAGGTGGTTTGGGTACCATGGGATTCGGTGTTCCTGCAGCAATCGGAGCTAAGATTGCCAATCCAGAAAAAGAAGTAGTTCTTTTTGTCGGTGACGGTGGCTTCCAAATGACCAACCAAGAACTAGCCATCCTAAATATCTACAAGGTACCCATTAAGGTCGTGATGCTGAATAACCACTCCCTAGGAATGGTTCGTCAGTGGCAAGAATCCTTCTATGACGGTAGAACTTCAGAGTCAGTCTTTGACACTCTCCCTGACTTCCAGCTGATGGCACAGGCCTACGGTATCAAAAACTATAAATTTGATAATCCAGAGACGATAGAGAAGGATTTAGAAGTCATTCTGGAGGATGTGCCGATGTTTATCGAGGTGGATATTTCCCGTAAGGAGCAGGTTTTGCCAATGGTACCAGCCGGTAAGAGCAATCATGAGATGTTGGGGGTGAAGTTCCATGCGTAG
- the ilvN gene encoding acetolactate synthase small subunit: MRRMLTAKLQNRSGVLNRFTGVLSRRQVNIESISVGATENPDVSRITIIIDVASHDEVEQIIKQLNRQIDVIRIRDITDKPHLEREVILVKVSAPAEKRAEILAIIQPFRATVVDVAPSSITIQMTGNAEKSEALLRVIRPYGIRNIARTGATGFTRD, from the coding sequence ATGCGTAGAATGTTAACAGCAAAACTACAAAATCGTTCAGGAGTCCTCAATCGCTTTACAGGTGTCCTTTCACGTCGTCAAGTCAACATTGAGAGTATCTCAGTTGGTGCGACAGAGAATCCTGATGTATCAAGGATTACCATCATTATTGATGTGGCTTCACATGATGAGGTCGAGCAAATCATCAAGCAACTCAACCGTCAGATCGATGTGATTCGCATTCGGGATATTACAGATAAACCACACTTGGAAAGAGAAGTTATCTTGGTGAAGGTGTCTGCACCTGCTGAAAAGCGTGCAGAAATCTTGGCTATTATTCAACCTTTCCGTGCAACGGTGGTGGATGTGGCTCCAAGCTCGATTACGATCCAGATGACTGGGAATGCTGAAAAGAGTGAGGCACTCTTGCGAGTAATCCGTCCTTATGGAATTAGAAATATTGCTCGAACAGGTGCAACTGGATTTACCCGCGACTAA
- the ilvC gene encoding ketol-acid reductoisomerase, whose product MAVQMEYEKDVKVAALDGKKIAVIGYGSQGHAHAQNLRDSGRDVIIGVRSGKSFDKAKEDGFDTYTVAEATKLADVIMILAPDEIQQELYEAEIAPNLEAGNAVGFAHGFNIHFEFIKVPADVDVFMCAPKGPGHLVRRTYEEGFGVPALYAVYQDATGNAKNIAMDWCKGVGAARVGLLETTYKEETEEDLFGEQAVLCGGLTALIEAGFEVLTEAGYAPELAYFEVLHEMKLIVDLIYEGGFKKMRQSISNTAEYGDYVSGPRVITEQVKENMKAVLADIQNGKFANDFVNDYKAGRPKLTAYREQAANLEIEKVGAELRKAMPFVGKNDDDAFKIYN is encoded by the coding sequence ATGGCAGTTCAAATGGAATACGAAAAAGATGTTAAAGTAGCAGCGCTTGACGGTAAAAAAATCGCCGTAATAGGTTATGGTTCACAAGGACATGCGCATGCGCAAAACTTGCGTGATTCAGGTCGTGATGTCATCATCGGTGTGCGTTCAGGTAAATCTTTTGACAAAGCAAAAGAAGATGGATTTGACACTTACACAGTAGCAGAAGCGACTAAATTGGCTGATGTCATCATGATTTTGGCACCAGACGAAATCCAACAAGAATTGTACGAAGCAGAAATCGCTCCAAACTTGGAAGCTGGAAATGCAGTTGGATTTGCCCATGGTTTCAACATCCACTTTGAATTTATCAAAGTTCCTGCAGATGTAGATGTCTTCATGTGTGCTCCTAAAGGACCAGGTCACTTGGTACGTCGTACTTACGAAGAAGGTTTTGGTGTTCCAGCTCTTTATGCAGTTTACCAAGACGCTACAGGGAATGCGAAAAATATTGCCATGGACTGGTGTAAAGGGGTTGGAGCAGCTCGTGTAGGTTTGCTTGAAACAACTTACAAAGAAGAAACAGAAGAAGATTTGTTTGGTGAACAAGCTGTACTTTGTGGTGGTTTGACTGCCCTTATCGAAGCAGGTTTTGAAGTCTTGACAGAAGCAGGCTATGCCCCAGAATTGGCTTATTTTGAAGTTCTTCATGAAATGAAATTGATCGTTGACTTGATCTATGAAGGTGGATTCAAGAAAATGCGTCAATCTATTTCAAACACTGCTGAATACGGTGACTATGTATCAGGTCCACGTGTGATTACTGAGCAAGTTAAAGAAAACATGAAAGCTGTTTTGGCAGACATCCAAAATGGTAAATTTGCAAATGACTTTGTAAATGACTACAAGGCTGGTCGTCCAAAACTTACTGCTTACCGTGAACAAGCAGCTAACCTTGAAATTGAAAAAGTTGGTGCTGAACTGCGTAAAGCAATGCCATTCGTTGGTAAAAACGACGACGATGCTTTCAAAATCTATAACTAA
- the ilvA gene encoding threonine ammonia-lyase IlvA gives MLSAKDVVKAHKVLSGVVVNTPLEYDHYLSEKYGAKIYLKKENAQRVRSFKIRGAYYAISQLTREERERGVVCASAGNHAQGVAYTCNEMKIPATIFMPITTPQQKIGQVRFFGGDFVTIKLVGDTFDASAKAAQEFTVSENRTFIDPFDDIHVQAGQGTVAYEILEEARKESIDFDTVLVPVGGGGLIAGVSTYIKETNPAIEVIGVEANGARSMKAAFEAGGPVKLKEIDKFADGIAVQKVGQLTYEATRKNVETLIGVDEGLISETLIDLYSKQGIVAEPAGAASIAALEVLSDYIKGKTICCIISGGNNDINRMPEMEERALIYDGIKHYFVVNFPQRPGALREFVNDILGPYDDITRFEYIKRASKGTGPVLIGIALADKHDYAGLIHRMEKFDPSYINLNGNETLYNMLV, from the coding sequence ATGCTAAGTGCAAAAGATGTGGTGAAAGCCCACAAAGTTTTAAGTGGTGTAGTAGTCAATACACCACTGGAATATGATCATTATTTATCAGAAAAGTATGGAGCTAAGATCTATCTGAAAAAGGAAAATGCGCAACGAGTTCGTTCTTTTAAAATTCGTGGAGCTTATTACGCTATTTCACAATTGACAAGAGAAGAACGTGAGCGTGGTGTGGTCTGTGCATCAGCGGGGAATCACGCTCAGGGTGTTGCCTATACTTGTAATGAGATGAAGATTCCTGCAACAATCTTTATGCCTATTACAACACCTCAACAAAAGATTGGACAGGTTCGCTTTTTTGGTGGAGATTTCGTGACCATCAAGTTGGTCGGAGATACTTTTGACGCTTCGGCTAAGGCGGCCCAAGAATTCACTGTTTCAGAAAATAGAACCTTTATCGATCCTTTTGATGATATCCATGTTCAAGCTGGTCAAGGGACTGTAGCCTATGAAATTCTTGAAGAAGCCCGTAAAGAGTCTATTGATTTTGATACAGTACTAGTGCCGGTAGGTGGTGGCGGACTGATTGCAGGGGTTTCAACTTACATCAAAGAAACAAATCCCGCTATCGAAGTAATTGGTGTAGAAGCCAATGGTGCCCGTTCGATGAAGGCAGCCTTTGAAGCTGGAGGACCAGTTAAACTCAAAGAAATTGACAAATTTGCTGATGGAATAGCTGTGCAGAAAGTTGGGCAGTTGACCTATGAAGCAACTCGTAAGAATGTTGAAACTCTTATTGGAGTGGATGAAGGCTTGATTTCTGAGACCTTGATTGATCTTTATTCTAAGCAAGGAATTGTCGCTGAACCTGCTGGAGCGGCCAGCATTGCAGCCTTGGAAGTCCTATCAGACTATATCAAAGGCAAGACAATTTGCTGCATCATTTCTGGGGGAAATAACGATATCAACCGCATGCCAGAAATGGAAGAACGTGCCTTGATTTACGATGGCATCAAGCATTACTTTGTAGTTAATTTCCCACAACGTCCAGGGGCTCTTCGTGAGTTTGTAAATGACATCTTGGGACCGTATGATGACATCACTCGTTTTGAGTATATCAAACGGGCCAGCAAGGGGACAGGGCCGGTCTTGATTGGGATTGCTCTCGCTGATAAGCATGATTATGCTGGCTTGATTCATCGGATGGAAAAGTTCGACCCGTCTTATATCAATCTGAACGGAAATGAGACTTTATATAATATGCTAGTCTAA
- a CDS encoding SPFH domain-containing protein: MVLHVLLVLFILVLIASAIIVSSVYVVRQQSVAIIERFGKYQKLSNSGIHVRAPFGIDRIAARVQLRLLQSEIVVETKTQDNVFVTMNVATQYRVNENNVTDAYYKLMRPEAQIKSYIEDALRSSVPKLTLDELFEKKDEIALEVQKQVAEEMSTYGYIIVKTLITKVEPDAEVKQSMNEINAAQRKRVAAQELAEADKIKIVTAAEAEAEKDRLHGVGIAEQRKAIVDGLADSIQELKGANVELTEAQIMSILLTNQYLDTLNNFADNKGNNTIFLPANPDGVEDIRTSILSALKAK; the protein is encoded by the coding sequence ATGGTTTTACATGTTTTACTTGTTCTCTTTATTCTAGTGCTGATTGCATCAGCGATTATTGTCAGCTCTGTGTATGTGGTACGACAACAGTCTGTCGCTATTATCGAGCGTTTTGGTAAATACCAAAAGTTGAGTAATAGTGGTATTCATGTACGAGCACCTTTTGGAATTGATAGAATTGCAGCCAGGGTGCAGTTGCGTCTATTGCAAAGTGAGATCGTCGTGGAAACAAAAACACAAGATAATGTATTTGTGACCATGAATGTGGCGACTCAGTATCGAGTGAATGAGAACAATGTCACAGATGCTTACTATAAATTAATGAGACCAGAAGCTCAAATCAAATCCTATATCGAGGATGCCTTGCGTTCGTCTGTACCGAAATTGACCTTGGATGAACTATTTGAGAAAAAAGATGAAATTGCATTAGAAGTTCAAAAACAAGTAGCAGAAGAAATGTCTACATATGGGTATATCATCGTCAAAACACTGATTACGAAGGTTGAGCCTGACGCCGAAGTAAAACAATCAATGAACGAAATCAATGCTGCCCAACGTAAGAGAGTTGCTGCGCAAGAACTTGCAGAAGCAGATAAGATTAAGATTGTGACCGCAGCAGAAGCAGAGGCAGAAAAAGATCGCCTACACGGGGTAGGGATTGCAGAACAGCGTAAGGCTATTGTTGACGGACTTGCTGATTCTATTCAAGAATTAAAAGGAGCCAATGTTGAACTCACGGAAGCCCAGATTATGTCCATTCTATTAACAAATCAGTATTTGGATACTTTGAATAATTTCGCAGACAATAAGGGCAATAACACTATCTTCCTACCAGCAAATCCTGATGGAGTTGAAGATATACGAACAAGCATATTATCAGCTTTAAAAGCTAAGTAA
- a CDS encoding capsule biosynthesis transcriptional regulator yields the protein MAKSNFEKVESVVGWVRDKKITGYRISKETNAREMSIIALAQGRAKVKNISFETALGLIDFYDKNHEKFED from the coding sequence ATGGCTAAATCAAACTTTGAAAAAGTAGAATCAGTTGTTGGCTGGGTTCGTGATAAGAAAATCACAGGTTACCGTATCTCTAAGGAAACAAATGCACGTGAAATGTCAATTATTGCTTTGGCACAAGGTCGTGCAAAAGTGAAAAATATTTCATTTGAAACAGCCCTAGGTTTGATTGATTTTTATGACAAGAATCATGAAAAATTTGAAGATTGA
- a CDS encoding amino acid ABC transporter ATP-binding protein codes for MNQPILEIKHLKKSYGQNEVLKDISLSVHKGEVISIIGSSGSGKSTFLRSINLLETPTEGEILYRGENVLAKGYDLTHYREKLGMVFQSFNLFENLDVLENTIVAQTTVLKRERSEAEKIAKENLEKVGMGERYWQAKPKQLSGGQKQRVAIARALSMNPDAILFDEPTSALDPEMVGEVLKIMQDLAQEGLTMIVVTHEMEFARDVSHRVIFMDKGVIAEEGKPEDLFTNPKEDRTKEFLQRYLK; via the coding sequence ATGAATCAACCCATTCTTGAAATTAAACACCTCAAAAAATCCTATGGACAAAACGAAGTCTTAAAAGACATCTCTCTATCAGTCCACAAAGGAGAGGTTATCTCCATCATCGGGAGCTCAGGAAGCGGAAAATCAACCTTCCTACGTTCTATCAACCTACTTGAAACACCTACTGAGGGGGAAATTCTCTACCGAGGAGAAAACGTCCTTGCAAAAGGCTATGACCTTACTCACTATCGTGAAAAACTCGGTATGGTTTTTCAATCCTTCAACCTCTTTGAAAACCTCGATGTTCTCGAAAATACTATTGTCGCCCAAACGACTGTCCTCAAACGAGAACGCTCTGAAGCTGAAAAAATTGCCAAAGAAAATCTTGAAAAAGTTGGCATGGGGGAACGCTATTGGCAAGCCAAACCGAAACAACTCTCTGGGGGCCAGAAGCAACGTGTAGCCATCGCCCGCGCCCTCTCCATGAATCCTGATGCCATCCTCTTTGACGAACCAACATCTGCTCTGGATCCAGAAATGGTCGGTGAAGTCCTTAAAATCATGCAAGACCTGGCTCAGGAAGGATTGACCATGATTGTCGTAACCCACGAAATGGAGTTCGCCCGCGATGTCTCTCACCGTGTCATCTTTATGGATAAGGGCGTCATTGCTGAAGAAGGCAAGCCAGAAGACCTCTTCACGAACCCTAAAGAAGACCGGACAAAAGAGTTTCTTCAACGTTATCTCAAATAA
- a CDS encoding ABC transporter substrate-binding protein/permease, with protein MKKLCLSILASLALTLGLVSQVQADEYLRIGMEAAYAPFNWTQDDDSNGAVKIDGTNQYANGYDVQIAKKIAKDLGKEPLVVKTKWEGLVPALTSGKIDMIIAGMSPTAERKQEIAFSSSYYTSEPVLLVKKDSVYANAKSLNDFSGAKITSQQGVYLYDLISQIPGAKKETAMGDFAQMRQALEAGVIDAYVSERPEALTAESANSKFKMIQLDKGFETGEEDTAIAIGLRKDDSRISQINASIETISKDEQVALMDRMIKEQPVEATTTEEESSFFSQVAKILSENWQQLLRGAGITLLISIIGTIAGLIIGLAIGVFRTAPLSENKAIYGLQKLLGWILNVYIEIFRGTPMIVQSMVIYYGTAQAFGINLDRTLAAIFIVSINTGAYMTEIVRGGILAVDKGQFEAATALGMTHNQTMRKVVLPQVVRNILPATGNEFVINIKDTSVLNVISVVELYFSGNTVATQTYQYFQTFTIIAVIYFVLTFTVTRILRFIERRMDMDTYTTGANQMQTEDLK; from the coding sequence ATGAAAAAATTATGCTTATCTATCCTTGCTAGCCTAGCCCTTACACTGGGACTAGTTAGCCAGGTCCAAGCTGACGAATATTTACGCATCGGGATGGAGGCAGCTTACGCCCCTTTCAACTGGACCCAAGACGACGATAGTAACGGCGCCGTCAAAATCGACGGTACCAACCAATATGCCAATGGCTACGATGTCCAAATCGCTAAAAAGATTGCCAAAGACCTAGGCAAGGAACCTTTAGTCGTTAAAACCAAGTGGGAAGGACTTGTTCCAGCCCTTACTTCTGGCAAAATCGATATGATCATTGCAGGTATGAGCCCAACGGCTGAACGTAAACAAGAAATTGCCTTTTCAAGCAGTTACTATACTAGTGAACCTGTTCTATTGGTCAAGAAGGACTCTGTCTATGCCAATGCCAAATCTTTAAACGACTTTAGCGGAGCAAAAATCACGTCTCAACAAGGCGTTTACCTTTATGACTTGATTTCCCAAATCCCTGGTGCCAAGAAAGAAACAGCCATGGGGGATTTTGCTCAGATGCGCCAAGCACTTGAAGCAGGTGTCATTGACGCCTATGTTTCAGAACGCCCTGAAGCCCTGACCGCTGAATCTGCCAACTCCAAATTCAAGATGATCCAACTTGACAAGGGCTTTGAAACCGGAGAAGAAGACACTGCTATTGCAATTGGTCTTCGCAAGGACGATAGTCGCATCAGCCAAATCAATGCCAGCATCGAAACCATTTCTAAGGACGAACAAGTAGCTCTCATGGATCGGATGATTAAAGAGCAACCAGTGGAGGCGACAACAACAGAGGAAGAAAGTAGTTTCTTTAGCCAAGTCGCTAAAATTCTTTCTGAAAACTGGCAACAACTCTTGCGTGGTGCTGGTATCACACTCTTGATCTCCATTATCGGGACCATCGCAGGGCTTATTATCGGGCTTGCAATCGGAGTCTTCCGTACTGCTCCACTATCTGAAAACAAGGCCATCTATGGCTTGCAAAAACTACTTGGCTGGATCCTCAATGTCTATATTGAAATTTTCCGTGGTACACCAATGATTGTTCAATCTATGGTTATCTACTATGGTACAGCACAAGCCTTTGGAATCAATCTCGATCGCACACTTGCAGCCATCTTCATCGTTTCAATCAACACTGGTGCCTATATGACAGAAATCGTCCGTGGAGGTATCCTAGCAGTTGATAAGGGACAGTTTGAAGCCGCAACTGCTCTTGGTATGACCCATAATCAGACAATGCGTAAGGTTGTCCTACCTCAGGTCGTTCGCAATATCCTGCCTGCAACTGGTAATGAGTTTGTCATCAATATCAAGGATACGTCTGTACTGAATGTTATCTCTGTTGTGGAACTCTACTTCTCTGGAAATACCGTGGCAACTCAAACTTATCAATACTTCCAGACATTTACAATCATCGCCGTGATTTACTTTGTCCTCACCTTCACAGTGACCCGTATTCTACGCTTCATCGAAAGACGCATGGACATGGATACCTACACTACAGGTGCTAATCAAATGCAAACGGAGGACTTGAAATAA
- a CDS encoding DUF2207 domain-containing protein gives MKKTFFLLLFSLFCILPLSVFAVDFKIRSYQGDLYIHADNTAEYREKVVYHFDEDFNGQLVGLGRAGKMPKGFEIDSSPKIQVWKNASAIENVNSEVIEESEGYTVKVYNPGQEGDTVEVVITWQLKNLLFLYDDIAELNWQPLTDSSEPIENFEFRVTGFNGAEKLFFHTGKLFTEGKVEKIDGDYRVHLQNLPRQRGVELHAYWPRKDFETALDQGLKGNRLAEFEKIEESITAEKAQSKALVMWIIPLLLSLSLVFSVIFYCIYRRKTSPSKKYAKNHRLYEPPMDLEPMVLSEAVYSTSLEEVSPLTKGGGKFTFDQLVQATLLDVIDRGNVSIISNGDEVRLKVVKEKGLASFEKDCLNLAFSGREEVLVSDLFADYQVSTSLYQGAKAADEKRIQETGRKLKSSFEQALKQMQDGVRKRVSSLHLPDYYRPLSNGEKILRLMIGVSTLLPAFVGFGWFLYSLDAHGYLSLPLPILGFVSLMLVAVYYWTTRFDTRDGVLNEEGLEAYYLWTSFENMLRDIAHLDKAELESIVLWNRLLVYATLFGYADKVSHLMKSYQIQVENPDINLYVAYGWHSMFYHSTAQMSHYASIANTASSYSVSSGSGSSGGGFSGGGGGGSIGAF, from the coding sequence GTGAAAAAGACTTTTTTCTTGCTTTTATTTAGCTTGTTTTGTATTTTACCACTCTCTGTTTTTGCGGTTGATTTCAAGATTCGCTCTTATCAAGGTGATTTGTATATTCATGCAGATAATACGGCAGAATATAGGGAGAAAGTAGTCTATCATTTTGATGAAGACTTTAATGGACAACTAGTAGGACTTGGCCGTGCTGGTAAGATGCCAAAGGGCTTTGAAATAGATTCCAGTCCGAAGATTCAGGTATGGAAAAATGCTAGTGCCATTGAGAATGTCAATAGTGAAGTGATAGAAGAATCGGAAGGTTATACTGTAAAAGTGTATAATCCAGGCCAAGAGGGGGATACCGTTGAAGTGGTAATCACATGGCAACTAAAAAATCTCCTATTTCTATATGATGATATCGCGGAACTTAATTGGCAGCCCCTGACGGATAGTTCAGAACCTATCGAAAATTTTGAGTTTCGAGTAACGGGCTTTAATGGAGCAGAAAAATTGTTCTTTCATACAGGGAAACTCTTTACAGAGGGCAAGGTAGAAAAGATAGATGGTGATTATCGTGTTCATTTACAGAACCTACCTCGTCAGCGTGGGGTTGAATTGCATGCCTATTGGCCTAGAAAAGATTTCGAAACAGCTTTGGATCAGGGATTGAAAGGCAATCGTTTAGCAGAATTTGAAAAAATTGAGGAATCCATTACTGCTGAAAAAGCTCAGAGCAAAGCTCTGGTTATGTGGATCATCCCTTTGCTACTCTCGCTTTCCTTAGTCTTTAGTGTTATTTTCTACTGCATTTACAGAAGAAAAACCTCTCCATCGAAGAAATATGCTAAAAATCACCGTCTCTATGAACCGCCAATGGACTTAGAACCGATGGTTTTATCGGAAGCTGTTTACTCCACTTCTTTAGAGGAAGTCAGTCCCTTGACCAAGGGAGGCGGGAAGTTCACCTTTGATCAACTCGTTCAGGCAACTTTATTGGATGTGATTGACCGTGGAAATGTTTCAATCATCTCAAATGGAGATGAGGTCCGTTTAAAAGTCGTAAAAGAAAAAGGATTGGCAAGTTTTGAAAAAGATTGCCTTAATTTAGCCTTTTCAGGAAGAGAAGAAGTGCTTGTTTCAGATTTGTTTGCAGATTACCAAGTGTCAACTAGTCTTTACCAAGGTGCAAAAGCAGCTGATGAAAAACGGATTCAGGAAACGGGACGTAAGCTTAAGTCGTCTTTCGAGCAAGCTCTGAAGCAGATGCAGGATGGGGTGAGAAAACGGGTTTCCTCTTTGCACCTTCCAGATTATTATCGTCCACTGAGTAATGGAGAAAAAATCTTGCGATTGATGATAGGCGTCTCTACGCTTCTACCTGCTTTTGTTGGTTTTGGCTGGTTCTTGTATAGTTTGGATGCTCACGGGTACCTTTCTCTGCCACTTCCTATCCTTGGGTTTGTGAGCTTGATGTTAGTTGCCGTCTATTATTGGACGACCCGATTTGATACTCGTGATGGTGTTTTAAATGAGGAAGGACTAGAAGCATACTATCTTTGGACTAGTTTTGAAAACATGCTTCGCGATATCGCTCATCTAGATAAGGCAGAATTAGAGAGTATTGTTCTTTGGAATCGTCTCCTTGTCTATGCTACTTTATTTGGTTATGCGGACAAGGTGAGTCATTTGATGAAATCTTATCAGATTCAAGTTGAGAACCCAGATATCAATCTTTACGTAGCTTATGGCTGGCACAGTATGTTTTATCATTCAACTGCTCAAATGAGTCACTATGCTAGTATTGCAAACACAGCAAGTAGCTACTCCGTATCTTCTGGAAGTGGAAGTTCTGGTGGAGGATTCTCAGGAGGCGGAGGTGGTGGAAGCATCGGCGCCTTCTAG
- a CDS encoding undecaprenyl-diphosphate phosphatase: protein MYLIEILKSIFFGIVEGITEWLPISSTGHLILVEEFVQYKDQNEAFMSMFNVVIQLGAILAVMVIYFNKLNPFKPGKNKAEVRRTWQLWSKVLVATLPLLLVFKLDDWFDANFHNMVSVAIMLIIYGVAFIYLEKRNKAQAIEPTVTELDKLPYKTALYIGLFQVLALFPGTSRSGATIVGGLLNGTSRSVVTEFTFYLGIPVMFGASALKIFKFVKAGQLLSFGQLFLLLVAMGVAFAVSMVAIRFLTSYVKKHDFTLFGKYRIVLGSVLLLYSFVRLFV, encoded by the coding sequence ATGTATCTTATTGAAATTTTAAAATCCATCTTCTTCGGGATTGTTGAAGGAATTACAGAATGGTTGCCTATATCAAGTACTGGACACTTGATCTTGGTTGAAGAATTTGTACAATACAAGGACCAAAATGAAGCCTTCATGTCCATGTTTAATGTTGTCATTCAGCTCGGTGCTATTTTAGCGGTTATGGTCATTTACTTTAACAAGCTCAATCCCTTCAAACCTGGTAAAAACAAGGCCGAAGTTCGTCGAACTTGGCAATTGTGGTCAAAAGTTCTCGTTGCGACCTTGCCTTTGCTATTGGTCTTTAAACTGGATGATTGGTTTGATGCCAATTTCCATAACATGGTTTCGGTTGCTATCATGCTGATTATCTATGGGGTTGCCTTTATCTATCTTGAAAAACGAAATAAGGCGCAGGCCATTGAACCAACAGTAACTGAGTTAGACAAGTTGCCTTATAAAACAGCCCTTTACATCGGACTCTTCCAAGTCCTTGCCCTTTTCCCAGGAACAAGTCGTTCAGGTGCCACTATCGTCGGTGGTTTGTTGAATGGAACGAGTCGTTCTGTTGTAACGGAGTTTACCTTTTACCTCGGGATTCCCGTTATGTTCGGAGCTAGTGCTTTAAAGATTTTCAAATTTGTTAAGGCAGGTCAGCTTTTGAGTTTTGGTCAACTATTCTTACTTCTTGTAGCCATGGGAGTAGCCTTTGCGGTCAGCATGGTTGCTATTCGTTTCTTGACCAGCTATGTGAAGAAGCACGACTTTACACTCTTTGGAAAATACCGTATTGTACTTGGTAGTGTTTTGTTGCTTTATAGTTTTGTGCGTTTATTTGTATAA